The genomic stretch GCGCCCGCTGCTGCCATCAGCGCTCAGCCGGGGCGTAGGGCTCGAACCCTCGGCTCCCTGCAGCGGCAGCACCGGCTCTTTGCTGAGCGTTCTACGATGTAGCTGCAGACACAGCGCCATCTCGCTTACCTGCGGGAGAGGGTGGCGGGCAGCGCACGCATATGGCCAAGAGTTTGCAGAAGCCAGGTCTCCGCCCCATCCCATGCTAGTGCTGCCATAGATAGACGCAAAGCAAGCGTGTTTCCTCGGCAACGGGAATACATCTAGATAGACCATTCACTTATGGGGGCGGGGCCAAATCACCTCAAGAAGACCAGCTCCCAGGCAGATAGCCACTATGGAGATGAGATTGTTGTGCAGCCACTTCCGGAGGCTCTGCGCGCAGCCCTGGGGTTGCAGGAAAAGTATAAAGGTGTTGTTGCTTCTGGAACTCACCCCCAAGCCCAGGAGCCCCTCAGATCTTCTTTTAGGTGCCCAATGCCTAGTTATCCAAACATGACTTCTCCAAATTGCCTTGTGCGGGTGGTCCAGACTCCGCTCCGCCCTTGTTTAGGTTTCGCCTCTCACTGTGAGGGCCCCGCCCCATGGAGCTACGCACCACCACACCACCGACCTCCAGCTCCTGAGTACGTCACGCCCATTGATAAAGGATCTCTGCCTTTTCTTGTAGCTGCCCCCACCTACCTTTCTTTTCTGGATTCCTAATGCTTGTGCGGGCCACAGTCACCTCTGGGGGACCCGCTTCTCCTGACCTCCTTGGGCCACGCCTTTGATCTAGCCGCACCCTCCAAGCCCTGCCCGCTTTCTTAAAGACTCCGCCCTTTAGAGATCCCGCCCACCGACGGCCCACCTCCCCAGTGCCCGTCCCACCTCGCGGTAGTAGGGAGCTTTTGCGGGAAGAGTGCATAGGTCAGCggtcccccagtgctgggagaggAGCTTATCATAGCTTGAGGAGTCATTGGTCGCCGTGGAGTTGTAGCAGGAGCAGGGCACCAAGGGCCCCTCAGACTCGTTCCCTTTCAGCATGCGGGCGCTGATCCAGTCCCGGGGAGAGTGCCAGCCGCAGCAGCGCAGCTGATGGGATGGGGGGTAGAGTCAGGGACCCGGGGTCTGGGCTGTAGATGTGCAGCCAAGCCTGGGAGGCGGGTAGGGATGATGGGTATGTAAGGTACAATGGGGCCAAGGTGACCTGGGCTCTGCAGAGGAGCATCAGGTGAACCTGAGATTGTGGGTCACCCGTGAGATTCTGTCTTGGGATAAGAGCTGGACTACATGCGAGGACGGGAGTTCCTCGCATAGAAATTTTGGGACTGGGGTGGAGCAACGTCAGGGCCAAGGGTCTGGGGACTTAGCTACATGGGGACAGTGAGACTGTCATCTGGGGGTACTCAAGCAAAGAGACGAGCGTAAGGAAGAGGGAACAGGTGACCCGCGGCCCACACAGAGGCAGAGTCTCCTTAAAGCCCAGGCTGAAGCTGAGATTTTAGAACCATGTTAGAGTCCAGGGTGTTAACTGTCTGGGACATGAGATGTAGGGAGCTCACACACCTGGAACTGCGTGTAATCCCAGTTCTCCTCAGCCGCTGTATCACCCAGGTTGGCGCCGTAACCTTGGATCGTCTGCAGCACCAGCTCTTGCACCCTTCGTTCCAGCTGAGAGGGTGTAGGTGAGGATGGAACTAGTCGTCCCGACTGCCCCAGCTCCGCCCATGGTGTTCACCCCAGACGCCCATCTTTGCACCCTTAGGTTTCTTCCTGAATGACTGGCAGTGCTCTCTTCCTCAGAATCTCAGAAGTGTTTCTATGGGTTTTTACACCTCCgttgcttcttcctctttttttttaaagtttgaatttaattttgaaataaaattattttggactaaaattattttcctgtAACCCACATTGGTCTggaactcttggtcctcctgaCTCTAtattctaagtgctggaattacaggtaccCAGGATTGGGGACCAAACCAACCACCTCATgagtgctaggcaagtactcacCAGCAGAATAAATGCTAGGCAGAAGTcagtctacctgcctctgtctccaccctcccctccctctccagagtcTCTCTATGgaaccctggctgccctagaattTGTTGTATAAATCAAGCTGTCTTCAAAgcaatctgcttgcctcttcctccagagtactggggttaaagatgtaTGTCATCACACATGGCCCCTTCCTTTTTAATAAATGTGGCCTCACTTTATTGCCCAGACCAGCCTTGGTCTCTTGGGCTAATTAATATTAGCCTGTGACAGCTAGGACCACGCCAGCGTTCCCTTTCTGTGCCTCCGTCCCCGTGTCTTTCTGACTGtcgctgtgtatgtgtgttgttttggGCCTCAGCTTCCTGGTTGATGGCAGAGCCCACCTGCCTTTgtttctctccccactcctgcccctCAGCCTCCTTGGTAAACTCACCCGGGTCCGCTGAGTGTAGATGAGGATCCCCATGGTGATCTGTGTGGCAAATAGGAGCAGCAGCATTCCAAAGTACTGAGGACAGAGCGGAGAGGGAGGTAACAGGTGAAAGGAGGCCTCTGAGGGGCAGGATGGAAAGGTGATGGGCAGTGTTACTCACCAGGCCCAGAAGACAGCGCAGTTCCTTCAGagcccccaaacaacccaggagGGCCAGCATCATGGTGAGGACACCGGAGACAGCCAGGACCTTGGCCCAGGTCTGCAGTGGCATGAAGGACAAGCCTGAGGCAGTGAAGGTCAGTGAGGGCCGGGCCGGGAAATAGCAACTGCACTTGGCTATCCCGGCAGAGCACTGTCTCCCGCCCTGAGTTAGTTTTTCTCCCTTTGAGATTCTCCTCCTGTGTTTTGGCTCCTGGTCCCACTTCTCCGGACTTTGTAGTCTCATTTCTGTGGTATCTCTTGTCTAGTGGCATTGGATCTATTTCTTAAACCCCTGGAGGGCCACCAGGTTAGAAATCattttcctaaatttttctttttcttttttttccccctgagataGTCTTTTGTAACTTagactggcttgaactcactttgtagccaggggtgacctggaacttctgatcttcctgcctacacctcccatgtgctgggataacaggtgttcTGAAGTACGCTGAGAACATTGTTTAACTCAGTGATCAACGTGGTAaataaatatgtgttgcttttttgtttgtttgtttgttttttgagataggctttctctgtgtaactctggctgtcctggaacttgctccgtagaccaagctgggctggaactcacagagatctgcttgcctctgcctccggagtgctgggattaaaggcgtatgctaccattGCCCAGCTGCGATGCTAAGGATTTGATTCTCCCTTCATCAGTAGCTTCCTTGCTATAACTTATTTCTGCTCTTCCCCTTCCCAGCTGTGTGACACCTAGCAAGACACTTCCCTTCTGTGAACCTCAAGGAGGGAGGGTCTGTGAGCCCCAGCCCAAGATGTGACACAGGAAGTATTTGTGAAATGTCTATCATTTCTGTTATTGTTTGGAATCATGACCTCATTTTGTTGCAGTTGTTTTTGAGCCTGTCTCTCacatagcccagcctggcctccaacccACTGTGTAGGCTCTTGCTCCCCTTGCTCCACCTCCTGGAGCTCGGATGGTAGGCACGCACCAGGACATCCAGTTTACACAACCTGTCTGCTAGGAAAGACACTGCACAGAGGTGCAGTGGCAGTGGCCAACGGGCCACTAGAACGTGAGCCCTGTCTGAAAAGTTGGTAACTCCTGAGGACCTCTGGGGCAAAGGAGATACCAGGCGATGCCTTAGGGTGGGGTTCTGGGTCAGGTCCACCCTGGGAAGACCCTCCTTTACTGCCCAGCCCCCTCACCTATAAAGAACGCAAAGCTGGTCTTGTCAATGAGGACCCAGATGCCAAAGCAGAAAAACAGGCTGCCTAGTACctatgggaagagaagaggagaggtttGCGGGCAATCCAGGGCCATGGTGGCCCTGGGACCCCTGCCGGGCAGCCATGAGCAAACTCACAAAGAAGAAGAGGTTGAAAACGAAGAGGAAGTACTTGATGAGGCTGAGGCAACTCTCCTGGGCTGACATCTTCTCCTAGATGGGGAGCGACCAGCTTGAGGAACCCAGCAGAAGAGGTGTTGGCCACAGGGGACCAGGGGGATAATGGtcggagaaagagagagactgagagaaggaGGCACaaaggaagagggcagagaaagaggaagttcCAGGGGTGGAGCTCCACCCAGCCCTTTTCATTTAGTAACTGTCAGCTGAGTCCTTGTCTTCTTCATGGCTTCAACAGAGCACACAGCAGTACCTTGGAATACGTGCGTACCAAGGACACAATGGGTGGTCCCTCTCAGGTGTCTATGGCTCAGGGAGGGTACACAGGGCCTCCTGAAGGACTTCCACCCACATCTGGGTCCTGGAATCTCAGGGCTGTCTCTGCAGAGGCCAACCTCACAGACACTCTGACCTCACTGCTCCCTGGCTCCGCCCCTGCATCTTGCGGTCCTCTGTTTAGGACCCACAGCCCTTGAACTaaactctctctctgctcttctttgtC from Arvicola amphibius chromosome 12, mArvAmp1.2, whole genome shotgun sequence encodes the following:
- the Cd37 gene encoding leukocyte antigen CD37 isoform X1, producing the protein MSAQESCLSLIKYFLFVFNLFFFVLGSLFFCFGIWVLIDKTSFAFFIGLSFMPLQTWAKVLAVSGVLTMMLALLGCLGALKELRCLLGLYFGMLLLLFATQITMGILIYTQRTRLERRVQELVLQTIQGYGANLGDTAAEENWDYTQFQLRCCGWHSPRDWISARMLKGNESEGPLVPCSCYNSTATNDSSSYDKLLSQHWGTADLCTLPAKAPYYREGCAQSLRKWLHNNLISIVAICLGAGLLELSFMTLSIFLCRNLDHVYDRLVRYR
- the Cd37 gene encoding leukocyte antigen CD37 isoform X2, encoding MMLALLGCLGALKELRCLLGLYFGMLLLLFATQITMGILIYTQRTRLERRVQELVLQTIQGYGANLGDTAAEENWDYTQFQLRCCGWHSPRDWISARMLKGNESEGPLVPCSCYNSTATNDSSSYDKLLSQHWGTADLCTLPAKAPYYREGCAQSLRKWLHNNLISIVAICLGAGLLELSFMTLSIFLCRNLDHVYDRLVRYR